A window from Alphaproteobacteria bacterium encodes these proteins:
- a CDS encoding BON domain-containing protein, whose protein sequence is MTATARSSPLPVRAGPRDPAARRVGCALAVLLALCACTPIGAGVGVAATAGVAASQERGFRRAVDDNVIAADIGRRLLAYDVGAFARLRVDVHEGQVLLTGAVTDPETRIEAVRLAWQAEGVDRVLNEIQVTDQSSLLNRSRDKLILGNLRSDLLLDSEIQSINYNIDVVNGTVYLLGVAQSQNELARVEAHARNQSYVRRVISHVRVKSGASAAPAF, encoded by the coding sequence ATGACCGCGACCGCCCGCTCTTCCCCTCTCCCCGTTCGCGCCGGTCCGCGAGACCCCGCCGCCCGACGGGTCGGCTGCGCCCTCGCAGTCCTGCTCGCCCTTTGCGCCTGCACGCCCATTGGTGCCGGCGTCGGCGTCGCCGCCACCGCGGGCGTCGCCGCCTCGCAGGAGCGCGGCTTCCGACGGGCGGTGGATGACAATGTGATCGCAGCCGATATCGGCCGCCGTCTCCTGGCTTACGATGTGGGCGCCTTCGCCCGGCTCCGCGTCGACGTGCATGAAGGCCAGGTGCTTCTGACCGGCGCGGTCACGGACCCCGAGACGCGGATCGAGGCGGTGCGGCTTGCCTGGCAGGCCGAGGGCGTGGACCGGGTCTTGAACGAGATACAGGTGACGGATCAGTCGAGCCTGCTGAACCGAAGCCGCGACAAGCTGATCCTGGGCAATTTGCGCTCGGACCTGCTGCTCGACAGCGAGATCCAGTCGATCAATTACAATATCGATGTCGTCAACGGCACGGTCTATCTGCTGGGCGTCGCCCAGTCGCAGAACGAGCTGGCCCGCGTCGAGGCGCATGCGAGAAACCAGTCCTACGTGCGCCGGGTCATCTCCCACGTACGCGTCAAATCCGGCGCATCCGCCGCGCCCGCATTCTGA
- the gshB gene encoding glutathione synthase, translating to MSLCVAIQMDPIEGIDIEADSTFVLALEAQARGHALFHYLPQDLIFREGRLYARVRELTVRRQAGSHFSLSDVSVVDLATMDVVLMRQDPPFDMAYITATHLLEHIHPDTLVVNDPVHVRNAPEKLFVTHFPDVMPPTLITSSREDILAFRREYNDIIVKPLFGNGGAGVFHLKPDDENLGALLELFTELYREPVIVQRYLPEIRAGDKRIILVDGKPAGGVSRVPPEGEARANFHAGGAARATTLTEREKEICAAIGPALRERGLIFVGIDVIGDYLTEINVTSPTGIQEINRLDGIRIETQIWDAIERRYHRRHAERPV from the coding sequence ATGAGCCTTTGCGTCGCGATCCAGATGGACCCCATCGAGGGCATCGACATCGAAGCCGACAGCACCTTTGTGCTTGCGCTGGAAGCACAGGCGCGCGGACACGCACTTTTTCATTACCTGCCGCAGGACCTGATTTTCCGCGAAGGCCGTCTTTACGCCCGGGTGCGGGAACTCACGGTCCGGCGCCAGGCGGGCAGTCACTTCTCTTTGAGCGATGTTTCGGTGGTCGATCTGGCGACGATGGATGTTGTGCTGATGCGCCAGGACCCGCCGTTCGACATGGCCTATATCACCGCGACCCATCTGCTCGAACACATCCACCCCGATACGCTGGTCGTGAATGACCCGGTTCATGTGCGCAACGCGCCTGAAAAACTTTTCGTCACCCATTTTCCCGATGTGATGCCGCCCACGCTGATCACCAGCAGTCGCGAGGATATTCTGGCCTTTCGCCGCGAGTACAACGACATCATCGTCAAGCCGCTTTTCGGCAATGGCGGGGCCGGCGTGTTTCACCTCAAGCCCGACGACGAGAATCTGGGCGCGCTGCTCGAACTCTTTACCGAGCTCTACCGCGAACCGGTCATCGTGCAGCGCTACCTGCCGGAAATCCGCGCGGGCGACAAACGCATCATTCTGGTGGATGGCAAGCCGGCGGGCGGCGTCAGCCGCGTCCCGCCCGAGGGTGAGGCGCGCGCCAATTTTCACGCCGGCGGCGCGGCCCGGGCCACGACGCTGACTGAGCGGGAAAAGGAAATCTGCGCCGCCATCGGCCCCGCCCTGCGCGAGCGCGGCCTGATCTTCGTCGGCATCGACGTGATCGGCGATTACCTGACGGAAATCAACGTGACCTCGCCCACCGGAATCCAGGAGATCAACCGGCTCGACGGGATCAGGATCGAGACCCAGATCTGGGACGCGATCGAACGGCGCTATCACAGGCGCCATGCCGAACGTCCCGTCTAG